The Epinephelus lanceolatus isolate andai-2023 chromosome 11, ASM4190304v1, whole genome shotgun sequence genome window below encodes:
- the pou4f4 gene encoding brain-specific homeobox/POU domain protein 3-like, with translation MMSMNSKQPFSMHPILHEPKYTPLHSSSEAIRRACLPTPSLQGNIFAGFDETLLQRAEALAAVDIVAQKSHPFKPDATYHTMTTMTSMTCTPTSSSAHLHHPSVLTSHHHPAHHQPAQGLEGDLLDHLTPGISLGGMPGSDVCSTASHTAHAAHMSAINHMQHHHHQQSMNMHPHALPHSSLGSGGLDSEPDPRELESFAERFKQRRIKLGVTQADVGSALANLKIPGVGCLSQSTICRFESLTLSHNNMVALKPILEAWLEEAERAQREKMSKPEIFNGGDKKRKRTSIAAPEKRSLEAYFAVQPRPSSEKIAAIAEKLDLKKNVVRVWFCNQRQKQKRMKFSATH, from the exons ATGATGTCGATGAACAGCAAGCAACCTTTCAGTATGCACCCAATCCTCCACGAGCCCAAATACACGCCTCTGCACTCCAGCTCGGAGGCCATACGCAGGGCCTGTCTGCCCACACCATCG CTTCAGGGGAACATCTTCGCCGGCTTTGATGAGACTTTGCTGCAGAGAGCCGAGGCTCTGGCCGCTGTGGACATTGTGGCCCAGAAGAGCCATCCGTTCAAACCAGACGCGACCTACCACACCATGACCACCATGACCAGCATGACCTGCACCCCGACCTCCTCCTCCGCGCACCTGCACCACCCATCGGTGCTCACCTCCCACCACCACCCGGCGCACCACCAACCTGCACAGGGCCTGGAGGGCGACCTGCTGGACCACCTCACACCCGGCATCTCCCTGGGAGGTATGCCCGGCTCGGACGTCTGCTCCACGGCCTCGCACACCGCCCACGCCGCCCACATGTCGGCCATCAACCACATgcagcaccaccaccatcaaCAGTCCATGAACATGCACCCGCACGCGCTGCCCCACAGCTCCCTGGGGTCCGGCGGCTTAGACTCGGAGCCCGATCCCCGGGAGCTGGAGTCGTTCGCCGAGAGGTTCAAACAAAGGCGGATCAAACTCGGGGTGACCCAGGCGGACGTGGGCTCGGCTCTAGCCAACCTTAAGATCCCCGGTGTCGGGTGTCTGAGCCAGAGTACCATCTGCAGGTTCGAGTCCCTGACGCTGTCGCACAACAACATGGTGGCCCTTAAGCCGATCCTGGAGGCCTGGTTGGAGGAAGCGGAGCGGGCGCAGAGGGAGAAGATGTCCAAGCCGGAGATCTTCAACGGGGGCGACAAAAAGAGGAAACGAACGTCAATCGCGGCCCCGGAGAAGCGCTCCCTGGAGGCTTATTTCGCCGTGCAGCCGAGGCCCTCGTCGGAGAAGATCGCTGCAATCGCCGAGAAACTGGACCTGAAAAAGAACGTGGTCCGGGTTTGGTTTTGCAATCAGAGGCAAAAGCAGAAACGAATGAAGTTTTCTGCGACGCACTAA